One genomic window of Planctomonas sp. JC2975 includes the following:
- a CDS encoding thioredoxin family protein yields MDPLLALAVIVGLVVVATLVGLLWRARNGRVRDASGVATLQQTGLKSSLEDDAQFGSDATIVQFSTEFCGPCRIAERVLSGVAAQRDGIAYLDVDLTTRPQLATEFGVLQTPTILLVDAAGGIRSRIVGVPKAHEVTARLDEITKENHVVVG; encoded by the coding sequence ATGGATCCCCTGCTCGCTCTCGCCGTCATCGTCGGCCTCGTCGTCGTCGCGACGCTCGTCGGGCTGCTGTGGCGTGCACGCAACGGCCGCGTACGCGATGCATCAGGTGTCGCGACGTTGCAGCAGACCGGACTCAAGAGCAGCCTCGAGGATGACGCCCAGTTCGGATCCGACGCGACGATCGTGCAGTTCTCCACGGAGTTCTGCGGTCCGTGCCGCATCGCCGAGCGTGTGCTCTCCGGAGTCGCCGCCCAGCGCGACGGCATCGCGTACCTGGACGTCGACCTCACGACGCGACCGCAGCTCGCGACCGAATTCGGTGTGCTGCAGACGCCGACGATCCTGCTCGTGGATGCGGCAGGAGGCATCCGGTCCCGCATCGTCGGTGTGCCGAAGGCGCATGAGGTGACCGCTCGTCTCGACGAGATAACGAAGGAGAACCATGTCGTCGTCGGCTGA
- a CDS encoding tetratricopeptide repeat protein: protein MAVLLAVYIVLVVRYGVILLTSGSGVGIAIAIALFVLSVIAVWALLRELWFGVQTQRLVRILESEGGLPVDDLPHRASGRPLRDAADEEFPSYKAEVEAAPESWRAWFRLALAYDASGDRRRARSATREAVKLHKSHP, encoded by the coding sequence ATGGCCGTGCTCCTCGCCGTCTACATCGTGCTCGTGGTGCGATACGGCGTGATCCTGCTGACGAGCGGATCGGGCGTCGGGATCGCCATAGCCATCGCCCTGTTCGTGCTCTCCGTGATCGCCGTCTGGGCGCTGTTGCGCGAACTCTGGTTCGGAGTGCAGACGCAGCGTCTGGTGCGCATTCTGGAATCAGAGGGCGGGCTGCCCGTTGACGACCTTCCGCATCGCGCCAGTGGACGCCCCCTGCGCGACGCGGCCGATGAGGAGTTCCCGTCGTACAAGGCCGAGGTGGAGGCCGCGCCCGAGAGCTGGCGTGCCTGGTTCCGGCTCGCCCTTGCCTACGACGCGTCCGGCGATCGTCGACGAGCGCGAAGCGCCACACGCGAGGCCGTGAAGCTCCACAAGTCGCACCCCTGA
- a CDS encoding GNAT family N-acetyltransferase encodes MDGVQLRRAVPDDARFLSEMLVEAANWSALPGRSRVAILDDPRVSRYISGWPRPGDLGLVATDENGTAIGAGWLRLFPADQPGSGFVSVGVPELTLGINTQWRARGIGRSILQALHGEAVGAGHSRVSLSVDRANHARRLYISEGYTVVSSGERADVMVRVLP; translated from the coding sequence ATGGATGGCGTGCAGTTGCGTCGAGCGGTGCCCGACGACGCGCGCTTCTTGAGCGAGATGCTCGTGGAGGCCGCGAACTGGAGCGCCCTGCCGGGGCGGTCTCGGGTGGCGATCCTCGACGACCCTCGGGTGTCGCGATACATCTCGGGTTGGCCCAGACCCGGCGACCTCGGTCTGGTGGCCACTGACGAGAACGGCACGGCGATCGGGGCCGGCTGGCTGCGGCTCTTTCCCGCCGACCAGCCGGGTTCGGGTTTCGTGTCGGTGGGTGTCCCCGAGCTCACGCTCGGCATCAATACGCAGTGGCGCGCTCGCGGCATCGGCCGAAGCATCCTGCAGGCACTGCACGGCGAAGCCGTCGGCGCCGGACACAGCAGGGTGAGCCTCAGCGTGGATCGAGCGAACCACGCGCGGCGGCTCTACATCAGCGAGGGCTACACCGTCGTGAGCTCTGGCGAGCGTGCTGACGTGATGGTGCGCGTCCTGCCCTGA
- a CDS encoding GNAT family N-acetyltransferase, which yields MLTFTAARTDDPTAAALLTRYFSEREETFPSAQGTYSVSTPDPDRFVPPSGAFLLAELDGEPVGCGGVRRIDDLQRPNGSPIVQFEVKHLFLSPAARGKGVGRALLNELERRARAMGASRLVLDTNESLAAAGNLYRTSGYVTVEPYNDNPNATHWYAKDVEPA from the coding sequence ATGCTCACCTTCACCGCCGCCCGCACCGACGACCCGACCGCCGCCGCACTTCTGACCCGATACTTCAGCGAACGCGAGGAGACCTTCCCCTCGGCGCAGGGGACGTACTCGGTGTCCACTCCGGATCCCGACCGCTTCGTGCCCCCGTCAGGCGCCTTCCTCCTCGCGGAACTCGATGGCGAGCCGGTCGGTTGCGGCGGCGTGCGACGCATCGACGACCTCCAGCGCCCAAACGGCAGCCCGATCGTCCAGTTCGAGGTCAAGCACCTCTTCCTGAGTCCCGCCGCACGGGGCAAGGGCGTTGGACGGGCGCTCCTGAACGAGTTGGAGCGTCGGGCACGCGCGATGGGCGCGTCGCGGCTGGTGCTCGACACGAACGAGAGCCTGGCCGCAGCAGGCAACCTCTATCGAACCTCGGGATACGTCACCGTCGAGCCGTACAACGACAACCCGAACGCGACCCATTGGTATGCAAAGGACGTCGAGCCTGCGTGA
- the dapA gene encoding 4-hydroxy-tetrahydrodipicolinate synthase: MPSSENPFGQVLVALVTPFTADGEVDWPGVEKHIDDVITDGADGIVVSGTTGETSTLTDPEKLRLVEVALDVAAGRAKIIQGGGSNETAHAIQLYKASEKAGADGVMIVTPYYNKPTQAGILTHFRLIADATDLPVILYDIPGRTGVPIKYDTILRAAKHPNIVAVKDAKCDLAEVSRVLNNTDLMYFSGADEYILPALAIGATGLIGVTANIAARPYRQIIDAVNAGDLTTATAVHKKLEPLARAVMTHVPGTVAAKYVLHGLGRIDSPRVRLPLVGPEDFEAAQIEADLDLVHGIEGLDLTNFRPDRNAAAGGALPKVAGTTR; this comes from the coding sequence GTGCCCTCCTCAGAGAATCCCTTCGGCCAGGTCCTCGTCGCGCTGGTGACTCCGTTCACCGCCGACGGAGAAGTGGATTGGCCGGGGGTCGAGAAGCACATCGACGACGTCATCACCGACGGTGCAGACGGCATCGTCGTCTCCGGGACGACGGGGGAGACCTCGACGCTGACGGATCCGGAGAAGCTGCGTCTCGTGGAGGTCGCTCTCGACGTGGCCGCTGGACGGGCGAAGATCATCCAGGGCGGCGGGTCCAACGAGACAGCGCACGCCATCCAGCTCTACAAGGCCAGCGAGAAGGCGGGCGCCGACGGCGTCATGATCGTCACGCCGTACTACAACAAGCCGACGCAGGCCGGGATCCTCACGCATTTCCGCCTGATCGCGGATGCCACGGATCTGCCCGTCATCCTCTACGACATCCCCGGCCGAACCGGCGTGCCGATCAAGTACGACACGATCCTGCGTGCCGCGAAGCATCCGAACATCGTCGCCGTGAAGGATGCCAAGTGCGACCTCGCCGAGGTGTCGAGGGTCCTCAACAACACGGACCTGATGTACTTCTCCGGCGCGGACGAATACATCCTGCCGGCGCTCGCGATCGGGGCGACCGGACTCATCGGTGTCACGGCGAACATCGCCGCACGTCCGTATCGGCAGATCATCGACGCCGTCAACGCGGGCGACCTCACGACGGCGACCGCCGTGCACAAGAAGCTCGAGCCGCTGGCGCGGGCAGTCATGACCCACGTCCCCGGTACCGTCGCGGCGAAGTACGTCCTGCACGGTCTCGGTCGCATCGACTCCCCGCGCGTGCGACTGCCGCTCGTCGGCCCTGAAGACTTCGAGGCCGCCCAGATCGAGGCGGACCTCGACCTGGTGCACGGCATCGAGGGTCTCGACCTCACGAACTTCCGTCCCGATCGCAATGCCGCCGCCGGCGGTGCTCTTCCCAAGGTCGCGGGCACCACTCGCTGA
- a CDS encoding ribonuclease J, translating to MPASVYDPPALEPGTLRIIPTGGLGEVGRNMTVFEIDGKILIVDCGVLFPEQDQPGVDLILPDFGPVRDRLDDVVGVVLTHGHEDHIGAVPYLLRLKSDIPLIGSSLTLALVEAKLKEHRIQPYALTVKEGQHEQLGPFSLEFVAVNHSIPDALAVAIRTSAGLVLHTGDFKMDQLPLDDRLTDLRAFARLGEEGVDLFMVDSTNADVPGFTALERSIGPVLDTVIARAPRRVIVASFSSHVHRVQQVLHAAAANGRRVALLGRSMVRNMTIAADLGYLHVPEGVLIDYKKAADLPDDKIVYMSTGSQGEPMAVLARMANLDHQIEVGKGDTVILASSLIPGNENAVYRVIDGLTKLGATVVHKGNAKVHVSGHAAAGELLYCYNILKPRNVMPVHGEYRHLVANAKLAQDTGVPEERTLLAEDGTVIDLKNGRARVVGQLDLGFVYVDGSSVGEITDADLKDRRILGEEGFISIIVVVEAGTGRVITGPEIHAKGFAEDDAVFDDVKPKIAAALADAAHNGVRDAHALSQVVRRTVGRWVNTSYRRRPMIVPLVIEA from the coding sequence ATGCCCGCGTCGGTATACGATCCGCCCGCACTCGAACCAGGAACCCTGCGCATCATCCCGACCGGTGGTCTCGGCGAGGTCGGCCGCAACATGACGGTCTTCGAGATCGACGGCAAGATCCTCATCGTCGACTGCGGCGTGCTGTTCCCGGAACAGGATCAGCCGGGCGTCGACCTGATCCTGCCTGACTTCGGTCCCGTGCGGGACCGACTCGACGACGTCGTCGGCGTGGTGCTCACGCACGGTCACGAGGACCACATCGGCGCCGTGCCGTATCTGCTGCGGCTGAAGTCGGACATCCCGCTGATCGGTTCGAGCCTGACGCTCGCCCTCGTGGAGGCGAAGCTCAAGGAGCACCGGATCCAGCCTTACGCGCTGACGGTGAAGGAGGGACAGCACGAGCAGCTCGGGCCGTTCTCCCTTGAGTTCGTGGCTGTGAACCACTCCATTCCGGATGCGCTGGCCGTCGCCATCCGCACGTCGGCCGGTCTCGTGCTGCACACCGGCGACTTCAAGATGGACCAGCTGCCGCTGGATGACCGGCTCACGGATCTGCGCGCCTTCGCACGCCTCGGCGAAGAGGGCGTCGACCTGTTCATGGTCGACTCCACGAACGCCGACGTGCCCGGATTCACCGCCCTCGAGCGCTCCATCGGACCGGTGCTCGACACGGTCATCGCCCGCGCGCCGCGTCGCGTCATCGTCGCGAGCTTCTCCAGCCATGTGCACCGCGTGCAGCAAGTACTGCACGCCGCCGCAGCGAACGGACGCCGTGTCGCGCTCCTCGGCCGGTCGATGGTGCGCAACATGACGATCGCTGCAGACCTCGGCTATCTGCACGTCCCAGAGGGTGTGCTGATCGACTACAAGAAGGCCGCGGACCTTCCGGACGACAAGATCGTCTACATGTCCACCGGCTCGCAGGGCGAACCGATGGCCGTCCTCGCCCGCATGGCGAACCTCGACCACCAGATCGAGGTGGGCAAGGGCGACACGGTCATCCTGGCGTCGAGCCTCATCCCCGGCAACGAGAACGCCGTCTACCGGGTGATCGACGGCCTCACGAAGCTCGGAGCGACCGTCGTGCACAAGGGCAACGCCAAGGTGCACGTCTCGGGGCACGCCGCAGCGGGCGAACTGCTGTACTGCTACAACATCCTGAAGCCGCGAAACGTGATGCCGGTGCACGGCGAATACCGGCATCTGGTTGCGAACGCCAAGCTGGCGCAGGACACCGGCGTGCCGGAGGAGCGCACTCTTCTCGCAGAAGACGGCACAGTGATCGACCTGAAGAACGGTCGGGCGCGCGTCGTCGGCCAGCTGGACCTCGGCTTCGTCTACGTCGACGGGTCGTCGGTGGGTGAGATCACGGATGCCGACCTCAAGGACCGCCGCATCCTCGGTGAAGAGGGATTCATCTCGATCATCGTCGTGGTGGAGGCCGGTACAGGACGGGTCATCACCGGGCCGGAGATCCACGCGAAGGGATTCGCGGAGGACGACGCCGTCTTCGACGACGTCAAGCCGAAGATCGCCGCTGCCCTGGCGGATGCCGCCCACAACGGCGTCCGCGACGCGCACGCGCTCAGCCAGGTCGTGCGCCGCACGGTCGGGCGCTGGGTGAACACGAGCTACCGCCGTCGCCCCATGATCGTCCCCTTGGTCATCGAGGCGTAG
- a CDS encoding OsmC family peroxiredoxin, translating to MSITSEATTVWQGDLFSGAGEVNLDSSSVGHFNVNWRARSEGAAATTTPEELIGAAHSSCFAMAFSATLAGFGTPPQSIQVTAAVTFDPSIPGITGSHLLVSATVPGLGEEEFQRLAEEAKANCPVSRALAGIPITIEAELE from the coding sequence ATGTCCATCACGAGCGAAGCGACGACGGTCTGGCAAGGGGACCTCTTCAGCGGAGCCGGCGAGGTCAACCTCGACTCGTCATCCGTCGGGCACTTCAACGTGAACTGGCGCGCCAGGTCCGAGGGTGCCGCCGCGACCACCACACCTGAGGAGCTGATCGGCGCCGCGCACTCCTCGTGCTTCGCGATGGCCTTCTCGGCGACGCTCGCCGGCTTCGGCACACCGCCGCAGAGCATTCAGGTGACGGCGGCCGTCACGTTCGACCCGAGCATCCCCGGCATCACGGGCAGCCACCTTCTGGTCAGCGCGACGGTTCCCGGGCTAGGCGAGGAGGAATTCCAACGGCTCGCCGAGGAAGCCAAGGCGAACTGCCCGGTCTCGCGGGCGCTCGCAGGCATTCCCATCACCATCGAAGCCGAGCTCGAGTAG
- a CDS encoding DUF4395 domain-containing protein produces MSSSADRASAEAPARQGIDPRGPRFGAGITAVLLLVVIFLGLTGATVAATVLLAVLALLFLWGASAGIALHPWGLIFKKFVRPRLAPPTELEDRTPPTFAQGVGFVITAIGVVLQLVGVPYAATVGAALAFVAAFLNSVFGYCLGCQFYLLLVRARIVRRSQASV; encoded by the coding sequence ATGTCGTCGTCGGCTGATCGAGCTTCTGCTGAGGCACCGGCGCGTCAGGGCATCGACCCGCGCGGCCCGCGATTCGGTGCGGGGATCACTGCTGTGCTCCTTCTCGTGGTGATCTTCCTGGGACTCACTGGCGCGACGGTGGCCGCGACCGTGCTGCTGGCCGTGCTCGCCCTGTTGTTCCTGTGGGGTGCGTCGGCGGGAATCGCGCTGCATCCGTGGGGCCTCATCTTCAAGAAGTTCGTCCGACCGCGGCTCGCCCCGCCGACCGAGCTCGAGGACCGCACGCCGCCCACTTTCGCCCAGGGCGTCGGCTTCGTCATCACCGCCATCGGTGTCGTGCTCCAACTCGTCGGCGTGCCGTACGCCGCGACCGTCGGTGCCGCCCTTGCGTTCGTGGCGGCATTCCTCAACTCGGTATTCGGCTACTGCCTCGGATGCCAGTTCTACCTTCTTCTCGTTCGTGCGCGGATCGTGCGGCGCAGCCAGGCATCGGTCTGA
- a CDS encoding aldo/keto reductase, giving the protein MAQPFSVRAREHINGGETGIGPVFDAPVVPVDYEGAATAPLSIVAPRRLGETDLAVYSLALGTAALAEAADVDAAQAVLDRYVHLGGNFIVTSDAHARGLGNAIVGGWMHRRDVRGSMIIDLRIGAGEESPGLGQVNVIRAVEAALRRLGTDHVDVLTLEGPDPHVALSDTLATVEWLIDTGKVRHVGFSGFSAESLMEARVLSSSGLPKVAAIEVPYSLMNRGVFEGDLRIVTAAQSLGVLPTRPLAHGYLAGAYRSRSDLDAGARLAGVGGYLGRRGHRVRQVLDRVAAEHSCSMATIAIAWLLAKRGVVAPVVNVGSAGEVDDLMAACSVSLSRTDMLELDRASE; this is encoded by the coding sequence ATGGCGCAGCCGTTTTCCGTGCGCGCACGGGAACACATCAACGGGGGAGAGACCGGAATCGGACCGGTCTTCGACGCACCGGTAGTTCCCGTGGACTACGAGGGAGCGGCGACGGCGCCGCTCTCGATCGTGGCGCCGCGACGACTTGGCGAGACCGACCTCGCCGTGTACTCCCTTGCTCTGGGCACGGCCGCGCTGGCCGAGGCCGCGGATGTCGACGCGGCACAGGCGGTTCTCGACCGTTACGTGCACCTCGGCGGCAACTTCATCGTCACCTCAGACGCGCACGCGCGTGGTCTCGGCAACGCCATCGTCGGCGGCTGGATGCACCGGCGCGACGTGCGCGGCAGCATGATCATCGATCTGCGGATCGGCGCGGGGGAGGAGAGCCCAGGTCTCGGGCAGGTCAACGTGATCCGTGCCGTCGAAGCGGCTCTGCGTCGTCTCGGCACCGACCACGTCGACGTGCTGACCCTCGAGGGACCCGATCCGCACGTCGCGCTCTCAGACACCCTCGCCACCGTGGAGTGGCTGATCGACACCGGAAAAGTCCGCCACGTCGGCTTCTCCGGCTTCTCAGCGGAGAGCCTCATGGAAGCCCGTGTGCTCTCTTCGTCCGGCCTTCCAAAGGTCGCCGCGATCGAGGTGCCGTACAGCCTGATGAATCGCGGTGTGTTCGAGGGCGATCTCCGCATCGTCACGGCCGCCCAGTCGCTCGGCGTGCTGCCCACCAGGCCGCTCGCGCACGGCTATCTCGCCGGTGCCTACCGATCGCGCTCCGACCTGGATGCCGGTGCTCGCCTCGCAGGTGTCGGCGGCTATCTCGGACGCCGCGGCCACCGCGTGCGTCAGGTGCTCGATCGGGTCGCTGCCGAGCACTCGTGCAGCATGGCCACCATCGCCATCGCGTGGCTTCTCGCCAAGCGTGGAGTGGTCGCGCCCGTCGTGAATGTCGGGTCGGCCGGAGAGGTCGATGACCTCATGGCGGCGTGCAGCGTCAGCCTGAGCCGCACCGACATGCTCGAGCTCGACCGCGCTTCCGAATAG
- a CDS encoding pitrilysin family protein, protein MNGAVDLPLDRADLTFAASGDALVSRTILPSGVRVLSERVPGVRSATIGFWFGVGSRDETGLLPGPSGHAASFGSTHFLEHLLFKGTAQRTAFDIAIAFDAVGGEHNALTAKEQTCYYAKVQDRDLTMATEVLADMVTSSLLDSTEFENERGVILEELAMAEDDPADVVNERFFAAVLGDHPIARPIGGNRDTINAATRDAVWQHYRASYRPQDLVVSAAGAVDHARLVADVERSLAAGGWPMTNAVAPVARRGIDSAQLTGVSGIVTARRPIEQAHVVIGAPSLRAGDDARITMGVLNSVLGGGMSSRLFQEVREKRGLAYSVYSFAAGYSDTGVFGMYGACAPQKARSVAGIMIDQLRTLASDGITHDELARAVGQLSGGSALALEDSDTRMTRLGRSELSTGEFVDLDETLRRLALVTADDVRDLAAEIAAQPLTIAAVGAVDDDVFSGLL, encoded by the coding sequence ATGAACGGCGCTGTTGACCTCCCACTCGACCGTGCCGATCTGACGTTCGCAGCGTCCGGCGATGCTCTGGTCTCCCGCACCATCCTGCCAAGCGGCGTGCGCGTGCTCAGCGAGCGCGTGCCCGGCGTGCGAAGCGCGACCATCGGGTTCTGGTTCGGCGTCGGCTCCCGCGACGAGACCGGCCTCCTTCCCGGGCCCAGCGGCCACGCCGCGAGCTTCGGTTCCACGCACTTCCTCGAGCACCTTCTGTTCAAGGGGACGGCGCAGCGCACGGCATTCGACATCGCGATCGCCTTCGACGCCGTCGGGGGCGAGCACAACGCACTCACCGCCAAGGAACAGACCTGCTACTACGCCAAGGTGCAGGACCGCGACCTCACCATGGCCACCGAGGTGCTGGCCGACATGGTGACGTCGTCCCTTCTGGACTCGACCGAATTCGAGAACGAGCGCGGCGTCATCCTCGAAGAACTCGCGATGGCCGAGGACGACCCCGCCGATGTGGTGAACGAGCGTTTCTTCGCAGCAGTACTCGGCGATCACCCCATCGCCCGGCCGATCGGCGGCAACCGCGACACCATCAACGCTGCGACCAGGGATGCCGTCTGGCAGCACTACCGCGCCAGCTACCGTCCGCAGGACCTCGTGGTCTCAGCTGCGGGTGCCGTCGACCATGCCCGGCTCGTGGCCGACGTCGAGCGATCGCTGGCCGCAGGCGGATGGCCGATGACGAATGCCGTCGCCCCCGTCGCCCGACGCGGCATCGACTCCGCCCAGCTGACCGGGGTATCGGGAATCGTCACGGCGCGTCGTCCCATCGAGCAAGCGCACGTGGTGATCGGCGCCCCGTCGCTGCGAGCGGGCGACGACGCGCGCATCACGATGGGCGTCCTCAACTCGGTGCTGGGCGGTGGGATGTCGAGCCGCCTGTTCCAGGAGGTACGGGAGAAGCGGGGGCTGGCGTACTCCGTCTACTCCTTCGCCGCCGGATACTCCGACACCGGGGTCTTCGGCATGTATGGCGCGTGCGCGCCGCAGAAGGCGCGCTCGGTGGCCGGCATCATGATCGATCAGCTGCGAACGCTCGCCTCCGACGGCATCACTCACGACGAGCTGGCCAGGGCGGTCGGCCAGCTCTCCGGCGGTTCCGCGCTGGCGCTGGAGGACTCCGACACCCGGATGACGCGGCTCGGCCGATCCGAGCTGAGCACCGGCGAGTTCGTCGACCTCGACGAGACGCTGCGCAGGCTCGCGCTGGTCACCGCCGACGACGTGAGAGACCTCGCCGCCGAGATCGCAGCGCAACCCCTGACCATTGCCGCAGTCGGAGCCGTCGATGATGACGTGTTCTCCGGCCTTCTCTGA
- a CDS encoding histidine phosphatase family protein has product MPHYLYLVRHGEQQDAEHGMPDGPLSARGKRQATLIAERLSGVPFTSMYHSPLRRAQETAKIMAERLPALSPEPSSLLFDCIPSGPSSDMPKAFESFFGGVTEAEIEAGSAQMSDAVSEFLTPARADRHDLLITHNFVIGWFVRHVFDAPEWRWLGLNQANCGLTIIRVRSAKPPVLVVHNDLGHLPVELRTGMPELQPV; this is encoded by the coding sequence TTGCCCCACTACCTCTACCTCGTCCGCCATGGTGAGCAGCAGGATGCCGAGCACGGCATGCCAGACGGTCCACTGTCCGCGCGCGGCAAGCGCCAGGCGACGCTCATCGCGGAGCGTCTGAGCGGCGTCCCGTTCACCTCCATGTACCACTCGCCGCTGCGTCGTGCCCAGGAGACGGCGAAGATCATGGCCGAGCGACTGCCGGCGCTGAGCCCAGAGCCGTCCAGTCTGCTCTTCGACTGCATACCTTCCGGCCCGAGCAGCGACATGCCCAAGGCCTTCGAATCGTTCTTCGGCGGCGTCACGGAGGCCGAGATCGAGGCGGGGAGCGCACAGATGTCGGATGCCGTCAGCGAGTTCCTGACACCGGCCCGCGCCGACCGCCACGATCTCCTCATCACGCACAACTTTGTCATCGGATGGTTCGTACGGCACGTCTTCGACGCTCCCGAGTGGCGATGGCTGGGTCTGAATCAGGCCAATTGCGGCCTGACCATCATTCGTGTGCGCTCGGCGAAGCCGCCCGTGCTGGTCGTGCACAACGACCTCGGGCATCTTCCAGTCGAGCTGCGAACCGGAATGCCGGAGCTGCAGCCGGTCTGA
- a CDS encoding TetR/AcrR family transcriptional regulator, whose amino-acid sequence MPEQSAVITRPPAPAKLKILATADRLFYDEGVHTVGVDRIIAQSHVTKATFYKHYRSKDILIAAYVTGRAQRARESVEADRETLGDALGVLRAIVDDFASESRRPGYHGCPFINAAAAQLDADGPVGPAVAEWRSWLRTTLVDLFTQARAGSPEKAADDLLLARDGAFGGGSVADPAATDAALHRALERLLP is encoded by the coding sequence ATGCCCGAGCAGAGTGCCGTCATCACGCGCCCGCCGGCGCCGGCCAAGCTGAAGATTCTGGCGACGGCTGACCGCCTGTTCTACGACGAAGGCGTCCACACAGTCGGCGTCGACCGGATCATCGCCCAGTCGCACGTCACGAAGGCCACCTTCTACAAGCACTACCGCTCGAAGGACATCCTGATCGCCGCCTACGTCACCGGCCGCGCGCAGCGCGCTCGTGAGAGCGTCGAGGCGGATCGCGAGACCCTCGGTGATGCCCTCGGTGTGCTGCGCGCGATCGTCGACGATTTCGCGTCCGAGTCGCGGCGCCCCGGATACCACGGCTGTCCGTTCATCAACGCCGCCGCCGCCCAGCTTGACGCGGACGGCCCTGTCGGCCCGGCCGTCGCCGAATGGCGATCCTGGCTGCGCACCACGCTGGTCGACCTCTTCACGCAGGCGCGAGCCGGTTCCCCCGAAAAGGCGGCGGATGATCTGCTCCTCGCTCGCGATGGTGCCTTCGGCGGTGGATCGGTCGCGGACCCAGCAGCGACGGATGCCGCTCTCCATCGCGCTCTGGAGCGTCTGCTCCCCTGA
- the dapB gene encoding 4-hydroxy-tetrahydrodipicolinate reductase, translated as MTIRVAVVGATGRLGSVAVDLIESADDLELVAALGSRNDLADMLGSDDAPSDVVLDVTLPAVSPTVVDFALDAGRNVVVGTSGWSATRLAPLKSRLRDLPERGVIVVPNFSLGSALGTAFAAAAARYFDSIEIVESHASSKIDSPSGTAVRTAELIAEAREERGPVAAPHTDQRARGQQVAGVPVHSLRLNGVVAKQSVILGGAGETLTITHDTTDSRAYAAGILHALRSAPAARGLTVGLDRLLDL; from the coding sequence ATGACCATTCGTGTGGCCGTCGTCGGCGCGACCGGAAGGCTCGGCAGCGTCGCGGTCGACCTCATCGAGTCAGCAGACGACCTCGAGCTCGTCGCCGCCCTGGGCTCCAGGAACGACCTCGCCGACATGCTCGGCTCCGACGACGCACCGTCCGACGTCGTGTTGGATGTGACGCTTCCCGCAGTGAGCCCCACGGTCGTCGACTTCGCGCTGGATGCCGGTCGCAACGTCGTCGTGGGAACATCCGGCTGGTCGGCGACTCGGCTGGCACCGCTCAAGTCCCGGCTCAGGGATCTGCCCGAAAGAGGCGTCATCGTCGTGCCCAACTTCTCGCTCGGATCCGCACTCGGCACGGCCTTCGCTGCGGCAGCCGCCCGCTACTTCGACTCGATCGAGATCGTCGAATCCCACGCATCGTCCAAGATCGACTCCCCGTCCGGCACCGCCGTCCGCACCGCCGAACTGATCGCTGAGGCGCGTGAGGAGCGGGGACCGGTGGCCGCGCCGCACACCGATCAGCGTGCGCGCGGTCAGCAGGTCGCGGGTGTTCCCGTGCACAGCCTCCGGCTGAACGGGGTCGTCGCCAAGCAGAGCGTCATCCTCGGCGGGGCGGGGGAGACGCTGACGATCACGCATGACACCACGGACTCGCGGGCCTATGCGGCCGGCATCCTGCATGCACTGCGCTCCGCGCCGGCGGCCCGTGGCCTGACGGTCGGTCTCGACCGGCTGCTCGACCTGTGA